TCGCTCGAACGACGAGGCGAAGGAGTTCGATCGTGAGTCTGACCACAGATCTTCCGGGCACTGAGTCACCATCGCTTTCTTTGGCGGATGCCGCGTACCAGCAACTCCGCGACAAGCTGATCATGCTCGACATCCGGCCGGGCGACCCCATCAACGATGGACTCCTGGCGGGGGAATTGCAGATGGGCCGCACCCCTGTGCGTGAAGCACTCAAGCGGTTGGAAAGCGACCACCTGGTCGTCTCATACGCCCGGCGCGGCACGTTCGCCACCACCGTCGACATCACAGAGTTGGCAGACGTGTCTGAGATCCGCGAACTCCTGGAACCCCTCGCTGCCCGCCGCGCAGCCAAGATGTCCACACCATCGATGCGCAGACAGCTGCGCGAGGTCGCTGGAACAATATCCTCCATCGCATCGGCAGCCACCGGCGATCAGCGTGAACTGATGCGCTATGACATCACCGTTCACCGCCTGATCTACCGTGCAGCCGCCAACCGGCACCTCGAAGACGTTCTGGTGCGCTACGACAACCTCGCCACCCGGATCTGGTGCCTGGTGCTCGACAAAGTGCCAACCGTCACAGGACACATTGCCGAGCACGCACAACTCTTGGAGGCGATTGCCGACGGCGACGAAGCACGGGCCGAGCGGCTCGCGCTGGAGCACGTGATCAACTTCGGGGCGACCATCCGCGACGTGCTCTGAGCATTCCGCACGGCTAGGTTCAACAACGCAGTCGAGCGCCCTCCGGGTCGAACGCCGGCTCGACCGCCACCGTCGCCGGTATGCGCCTGCCGAAATACCCGATCTCGACGTGGGTACCAGGCACGGCGTGTTCGGCCGGCAGCCAGGCGTAGGCCAGCGGCGTGCCGAGCGTATACCCGTATCCGGCGGAGGTCACGTAGCCCACGACGCGGTCACCGTGGAACACAGGCTCTGACCCGACTACAACGCCGTTCGGGTCGTCGATGAGAAGAAGGCTGAGTCTCCGTTCGGGCGCGGGCGCGTCAACCAGCGCATCTCGGCCGAGGAATGACGGCTTGTTCATCCGCACCGCGAACTCGAGCCCCGCTTCGGCGGGCGTGTGGTCGTTGTTCATATCCGCGCCGAACGAACGGTAGCCCTTCTCAAGGCGCAATGCATTGAACGCGCCCCTGCCGGCCGCGATGATGCCGTGTTCCGCTCCTGCGCTCATCAGGGTGTCCCAGAGGGTCAGACCAAGGTCGGCGGTGCAATACAACTCCCAACCCAACTCACCGACATAAGACAGTCGCAGCGCCGTCACCTCGACCAGGCCGAGATAGCCGGTCTTGGCCTTGAAGTATCCAAATCCTTGATGCGAGAAGTCGGTGTCCGTCAGAGACTGCACCACCGCACGCGCCTTCGGACCCCAGATGCCGATGCAGCACGTGCCCGGCGTGCTGTCTCTCACCTGCACCGCGCTTGCCGCGGGCAGCCGCCGGCGCATCCAATCCTCATCGATCGCACCGTTCGCTCCGACCTGATAGAACTCCTCCCCGAGCCGCGCGACGGTCACGTCCGAGTGGATGTGCCCGTTCTGATCGAGCATCAAGCAGTACGTGACAGAGCCGATGGCCCGGTCGACGTTGCCAGTGACCAGCTCCTGCAAGAAGGCCGTCGCACCGGGGCCGGTCACCTCGAGTCGCTTGAGCGCGGTCATGTCGTAGATGGCGACATCCGTTCGAGTGATGGCCGCCTCGGCGGCGACGGTTGGCGACCAGAAGCGCGCCGCCCACTCGTCCGGCCTTGGGATATTCCAGCCGGTGTTCCGGTCGCTGCAAACCAACCCATCGTTCGCCGCGTACCA
The Rathayibacter sp. SW19 DNA segment above includes these coding regions:
- a CDS encoding GntR family transcriptional regulator, which encodes MSLTTDLPGTESPSLSLADAAYQQLRDKLIMLDIRPGDPINDGLLAGELQMGRTPVREALKRLESDHLVVSYARRGTFATTVDITELADVSEIRELLEPLAARRAAKMSTPSMRRQLREVAGTISSIASAATGDQRELMRYDITVHRLIYRAAANRHLEDVLVRYDNLATRIWCLVLDKVPTVTGHIAEHAQLLEAIADGDEARAERLALEHVINFGATIRDVL